From one Prosthecobacter debontii genomic stretch:
- the hisB gene encoding imidazoleglycerol-phosphate dehydratase HisB: MPRTATQARKTAETDIQIELYVDGSGSSTIDTGVPFFDHMLTLFAKHGLFDLKVKVIGDVDVDYHHTVEDTGIVLGNCFREALGNKAGIVRYGFFLLPMDETLAEVAMDLSGRPFLSYHAPEKMEAIGGRAGVFSYQLVEEFLRAFSSALMCTLHVEIKRGRDSHHMAEAIFKGLARALDAATQKDPRVTGIPSTKDVL; the protein is encoded by the coding sequence ATGCCTCGCACCGCGACCCAAGCCCGCAAGACCGCCGAAACGGACATCCAGATTGAACTCTATGTGGATGGTTCCGGTAGCTCCACCATTGACACTGGAGTGCCGTTTTTCGACCACATGCTGACTCTCTTTGCCAAGCATGGGCTATTCGATCTGAAGGTGAAGGTCATCGGCGATGTGGATGTGGACTATCACCACACCGTCGAAGACACCGGCATCGTGCTGGGCAATTGCTTCCGCGAAGCTCTGGGTAACAAGGCCGGGATCGTGCGGTATGGCTTCTTCCTGCTACCGATGGATGAGACCCTGGCTGAGGTGGCCATGGATCTGAGCGGTCGCCCTTTCCTGAGCTATCATGCACCAGAGAAGATGGAGGCCATCGGCGGTCGTGCCGGGGTATTCAGCTACCAATTGGTGGAGGAGTTCCTGCGGGCCTTCTCCAGTGCTCTCATGTGCACTCTGCATGTCGAGATCAAGCGCGGTCGTGATTCTCACCACATGGCGGAGGCGATCTTCAAAGGTCTGGCCCGGGCTCTGGATGCGGCGACGCAAAAAGATCCACGTGTCACCGGCATTCCTAGCACCAAGGACGTACTCTAA
- a CDS encoding class I SAM-dependent methyltransferase: MPDSVPSSLTPQPRPWLVRIPEIFESIADDVLKHLGAASSTRLGHDYYLLKALDSKALRQSEAAKFTRWNLPMDHTWPCNPQKMDGFIEKAAQTLLKKFGDRRPQGLFIGQLNPISPDKYYKSLASNLRGRALQIFPPLAANAVEEQDPTKETLFCLVGKEGLFCGMQTPRLANGLYAGGSKYIDQDSPDTISRAGAKIAEALHYLLLHRPAMPEGSHWIELGACPGGMTAELLARKQRVTAIDRAPLDKRLDKRPGLRFVHADVATFEAKDGTIYDAILSDLNGPPHESIDHVIRLSRALKPGGLIVFTLKVPRIETVDEPCELFRRTAKTARKAGLQLFAQTHLTYNRHEFTLFFEKRGS; this comes from the coding sequence ATGCCAGACTCCGTGCCCTCCTCTCTAACCCCCCAGCCCAGACCTTGGCTGGTGCGCATTCCTGAGATTTTCGAAAGTATCGCTGATGATGTTTTGAAGCATCTGGGGGCGGCTTCGAGCACTCGGCTGGGCCACGATTATTATCTCCTCAAGGCCTTAGATTCCAAGGCCTTGAGACAATCCGAAGCGGCCAAGTTTACCCGCTGGAATTTGCCGATGGATCACACCTGGCCGTGCAATCCCCAGAAAATGGACGGCTTCATTGAAAAGGCGGCCCAGACGCTTTTGAAAAAGTTTGGGGATCGTCGTCCGCAGGGCCTCTTCATTGGGCAACTCAATCCCATCTCACCCGATAAGTATTACAAAAGCCTCGCCTCGAATCTTCGCGGAAGAGCGCTGCAAATCTTTCCTCCGTTGGCGGCCAATGCCGTCGAGGAGCAGGACCCGACAAAGGAGACCTTATTCTGTCTTGTGGGTAAGGAAGGTCTCTTCTGCGGCATGCAGACACCGCGTCTAGCCAATGGTCTCTATGCAGGAGGCAGCAAGTACATTGACCAGGACTCACCGGATACCATCAGCCGAGCTGGGGCGAAGATTGCTGAGGCGTTGCACTACCTTTTGCTGCATCGACCAGCGATGCCGGAAGGCAGCCACTGGATCGAACTCGGCGCTTGCCCTGGTGGCATGACTGCCGAACTCCTGGCCCGCAAACAACGCGTCACTGCGATTGACCGTGCCCCCTTGGATAAGCGCTTGGACAAGCGTCCCGGGCTCCGATTTGTGCATGCCGATGTGGCCACCTTTGAAGCCAAAGACGGCACGATCTACGATGCCATTCTCTCGGATCTCAACGGCCCACCCCATGAGTCCATTGATCACGTCATCCGCTTGTCCCGTGCTTTAAAGCCCGGCGGACTCATCGTTTTCACGCTGAAAGTCCCGCGCATCGAAACCGTGGACGAACCCTGTGAGCTATTTCGCCGAACGGCTAAGACCGCCAGGAAGGCCGGATTGCAGTTGTTTGCCCAGACGCACCTCACCTACAACCGGCATGAGTTCACGCTTTTTTTCGAGAAACGAGGAAGCTGA
- a CDS encoding methyltransferase, translated as MSLSPDRILQTGMGFWASKTLLSAVEMDVFTELAKHPGDLDAVQGRLGLNERGARDFLDALVALGFLIRDEEIYKNAPETDLFLDKGKPSYIGGILEMCNHRLYGFWGSLTTALRTGESQNESKGGHDPFKALYADPAALKEFLRAMSGVSRGANMAIAAQFPWQNYRTCADIGTAQGDLVTQISLAHPHLQGIGYDLPEVAPVFEDYIADNGLSDRVKFLGGSFFTDALPQADVLLFGHILHDWDLPTKKMLLAKAYAALPSGGAVVVYDAIIDDARSQNAFGLLMSLNMLIETPGGFDYTGADCISWMQEAGFRDCRVEHLVGPDSMVIGIK; from the coding sequence ATGAGTCTTTCTCCCGATCGTATCCTCCAGACTGGCATGGGCTTCTGGGCCTCCAAAACCCTGCTAAGTGCCGTTGAAATGGACGTCTTCACGGAACTGGCCAAGCATCCAGGGGATCTCGATGCTGTTCAAGGACGCTTGGGTCTCAATGAACGAGGGGCGCGTGACTTTCTCGATGCTTTAGTGGCGCTTGGGTTTCTCATCCGCGACGAAGAGATTTACAAAAACGCCCCTGAGACCGACCTCTTTTTGGACAAGGGTAAACCCAGTTACATCGGGGGCATTTTGGAGATGTGTAACCATCGTCTCTACGGATTTTGGGGAAGTCTCACCACGGCTCTGCGCACGGGAGAATCGCAAAACGAATCCAAGGGTGGGCATGATCCATTCAAGGCTCTCTATGCAGATCCTGCGGCCTTGAAGGAGTTTCTCCGGGCCATGTCTGGCGTCAGCCGTGGTGCCAATATGGCCATCGCAGCTCAGTTCCCCTGGCAAAACTACCGCACCTGTGCGGACATCGGCACAGCCCAGGGGGATTTAGTCACTCAGATTAGCTTGGCGCATCCACATCTTCAGGGTATCGGTTATGACCTGCCCGAGGTGGCTCCCGTCTTTGAGGATTACATTGCTGACAATGGACTGTCTGATCGAGTCAAGTTTCTGGGCGGTAGCTTCTTCACGGATGCGCTTCCTCAGGCCGATGTGCTTCTGTTTGGCCACATCCTGCATGATTGGGATCTGCCAACGAAAAAAATGCTGCTGGCAAAGGCCTACGCGGCATTGCCGAGCGGTGGCGCTGTGGTGGTCTATGACGCCATCATTGACGATGCGCGTAGCCAGAATGCCTTTGGCCTCTTGATGAGCTTGAACATGCTGATTGAGACTCCGGGAGGGTTTGACTATACAGGTGCTGATTGCATCTCGTGGATGCAGGAAGCGGGCTTCCGGGACTGCCGTGTCGAGCATTTGGTCGGACCGGATTCCATGGTCATTGGCATCAAGTAA
- the hisH gene encoding imidazole glycerol phosphate synthase subunit HisH, whose translation MNLGVLDYGAGNLRSVLNAFTAIGREAKLVTGPEGFEGLDVLVFPGQGAFGDSVRILKQNQLWEPLKEWLAADRPYLGFCLGYQLLFEASEESPGVEGLGVAPGIVRKFKAEHGLKIPHMGWNQVHWEERGAKWWKGLPNPSYLYYVHSYYPDVTDESLALCRTTYGSEFIAGICKENLMAVQFHPEKSQDTGLTLLRNAVAAFE comes from the coding sequence ATGAATCTCGGAGTGCTTGACTATGGCGCAGGAAATCTGCGCAGTGTGCTGAATGCGTTCACGGCCATTGGCCGTGAGGCGAAACTGGTCACGGGTCCGGAGGGATTCGAGGGCCTGGATGTGCTGGTGTTTCCAGGACAAGGTGCCTTTGGGGACAGCGTGCGCATCTTGAAACAGAACCAACTCTGGGAGCCGCTGAAGGAGTGGCTGGCGGCAGATCGTCCTTACCTGGGTTTCTGCCTCGGTTATCAATTGCTGTTCGAAGCCAGTGAGGAATCTCCTGGTGTGGAAGGTCTTGGTGTGGCTCCGGGTATCGTGCGGAAGTTCAAAGCCGAGCACGGCCTGAAAATCCCGCACATGGGCTGGAACCAAGTGCACTGGGAAGAACGCGGGGCGAAGTGGTGGAAGGGACTGCCTAACCCGAGCTACCTCTACTATGTGCACAGCTACTACCCGGATGTGACTGATGAATCTCTGGCGCTCTGCCGCACGACCTACGGCAGTGAATTCATCGCGGGCATCTGCAAAGAGAACCTGATGGCGGTGCAATTTCACCCTGAGAAAAGCCAAGACACGGGCCTGACTCTGTTGCGCAATGCGGTAGCGGCGTTTGAGTGA